A window of the Pedobacter cryoconitis genome harbors these coding sequences:
- a CDS encoding GtrA family protein: MLKNPLIKLIDFFYFPFLHFIPIKTFRYGVTGGSNALLNLTIFFLSYNYVLKGEALRIGSYTITSYIGADLMALSVSFPVGFLLNKYLVFQQEGRGIQQLGLYAFVTASSLLMNYGLLHLLVGYFGLWATPSQAFIIVLMSAFSYFFQSYVTFRERA, from the coding sequence TTGCTCAAAAACCCGCTCATTAAGCTTATAGACTTCTTTTACTTTCCTTTTTTACACTTTATACCTATAAAGACTTTTCGATATGGTGTAACCGGAGGGAGCAATGCCCTGCTTAATCTGACTATATTCTTTCTGAGTTACAATTACGTATTGAAGGGTGAAGCGCTGAGAATTGGAAGCTATACGATCACCTCTTACATTGGAGCAGATCTGATGGCGCTTTCTGTAAGTTTCCCGGTAGGGTTTCTATTGAATAAGTATTTAGTTTTTCAGCAGGAAGGAAGAGGGATTCAGCAGTTGGGCTTATATGCATTTGTTACTGCAAGTTCTCTACTGATGAATTATGGTTTGCTTCATCTGCTGGTTGGATATTTTGGCTTGTGGGCTACGCCATCACAAGCCTTCATTATAGTATTGATGTCTGCGTTCAGTTACTTCTTCCAATCATATGTAACTTTCCGGGAGCGGGCGTAA
- a CDS encoding helix-turn-helix domain-containing protein, which translates to MEENIILKISTRIKEIRRERNTTVQELADLAGVSKGLISQIENNRTVPSLMVLIDIISALDVDLNQFFKDISANSQLSPVIIKRKNEYESFEKEQAMGFLYQRIFTKTFKNSTVDIVLLELEPNATRPMVVTEAFEYKYILSGNVDYVFEDQTYNLSDGDSMLFDGRLPHTPKNTSDQKAIMLIIYFFEQNGNSLTK; encoded by the coding sequence ATGGAAGAGAATATTATACTTAAGATAAGTACCAGGATAAAAGAAATAAGAAGAGAGCGTAATACAACGGTACAGGAACTTGCTGATCTTGCAGGTGTAAGCAAAGGCCTGATTTCACAAATTGAGAATAACCGTACTGTACCTTCTTTAATGGTATTGATAGATATTATAAGTGCCTTAGATGTCGATTTGAACCAGTTTTTCAAGGATATATCGGCCAATAGTCAACTTAGTCCTGTCATCATTAAAAGAAAAAATGAATACGAGTCGTTTGAAAAAGAACAGGCCATGGGATTTTTATATCAGCGTATTTTTACAAAAACCTTTAAAAATTCAACGGTTGACATCGTATTACTGGAACTTGAACCTAATGCAACCAGGCCAATGGTCGTTACTGAGGCATTTGAATACAAATATATCTTATCAGGGAATGTAGACTATGTTTTTGAAGATCAGACTTACAACCTTTCTGATGGAGACTCCATGTTATTTGACGGACGTTTACCGCACACGCCTAAAAACACCTCTGATCAAAAAGCGATCATGCTGATTATTTACTTCTTTGAGCAAAACGGAAACAGCTTAACAAAATAA
- a CDS encoding sigma-70 family RNA polymerase sigma factor, translating to MQRFTCDTEAINALIRSDMYGLEYFYNLYFQGVKSFLTPYCRLTADADEITQDTFLKLWEMRKRINPDQSLKNLLFTIAKNKALDELRKFKSHEAKLNFLELSKDRSFSTFDEIIFADYERVLGTVLDHLPSRNLEVFNLSRKEHLSNKDISLQLNISVKAVEKHISKTLSHLRIFLKNHQISCFIFFTTFFNL from the coding sequence ATGCAGAGGTTTACTTGTGATACAGAGGCGATCAATGCTTTAATCAGGAGCGATATGTATGGGCTTGAATATTTCTACAACCTCTATTTTCAAGGTGTAAAATCTTTTTTAACCCCTTATTGCAGATTAACTGCGGATGCAGACGAAATTACACAAGACACATTTTTAAAGCTTTGGGAAATGCGTAAACGGATCAATCCAGACCAAAGTCTTAAGAACCTGCTTTTTACCATAGCAAAGAATAAGGCGCTTGATGAGCTCCGGAAATTTAAAAGCCATGAAGCTAAATTGAATTTCCTGGAATTGAGTAAAGACAGATCTTTCAGCACTTTTGATGAAATCATCTTTGCAGATTACGAAAGGGTACTTGGAACTGTATTAGATCATTTACCGAGCCGTAATCTTGAAGTATTTAACCTCAGCAGAAAGGAACACCTCAGCAATAAGGATATTTCTTTACAACTGAACATCTCTGTAAAAGCGGTTGAAAAACACATCAGTAAAACCCTTTCCCATTTACGCATCTTCTTAAAAAACCACCAGATTTCCTGCTTTATTTTTTTTACAACATTTTTTAATCTGTAG
- a CDS encoding calcium:proton antiporter has translation MKQKLPLPLWTIVTPVIAWLAYFGISLDLGILYTFFLAAVLIGGVLAAVHHAEVVAHRVGEPFGTLLLALAITIIEVALIVSLMLTGGPDVAELARDTVLAAVMIILTGIVGLSLLVGGAKFKEQVFSLPGVSAALVTLTAIMVLTLILPNYTTSKAGPQYTQTQLIFVAVICLVLYGSFVMVQAVRHRDYFLPPEADGNEDVHAEPPTKKVALMSAFLLVLCLGIVVLLAKALAPDIENTVINMGAPKSLVGVIIAAVVLLPEGLAAYRAAKKNRLQTSLNLALGSALASIGLTIPAVAIVSIVTGMSITLGIDMKATVLLLLAQFTIMLSLATGRTNILQGIVLLVIFAVYLFTIIAP, from the coding sequence ATGAAACAAAAATTACCACTGCCATTATGGACAATAGTAACGCCTGTTATAGCCTGGCTGGCTTATTTCGGGATTTCTCTGGATCTTGGTATCCTTTATACCTTTTTTCTTGCCGCTGTACTAATTGGTGGAGTACTTGCTGCTGTACATCACGCTGAAGTTGTAGCGCACCGGGTCGGTGAACCATTTGGTACTTTATTACTCGCATTGGCGATCACCATTATAGAAGTTGCATTAATTGTTTCTCTGATGTTAACCGGAGGGCCGGATGTGGCTGAACTTGCGAGGGATACCGTACTTGCAGCAGTTATGATTATTTTAACCGGAATTGTTGGGTTAAGCCTGCTTGTAGGTGGCGCTAAATTTAAAGAGCAAGTATTCAGTTTACCGGGAGTTAGTGCGGCGCTGGTTACACTTACAGCGATCATGGTACTTACCTTAATTCTTCCAAATTATACAACAAGTAAAGCTGGGCCACAGTATACCCAGACTCAGCTGATTTTTGTAGCTGTAATCTGTTTAGTATTGTATGGTTCATTTGTTATGGTTCAGGCGGTTAGACACCGTGATTATTTTTTGCCTCCTGAGGCCGATGGAAATGAGGATGTACATGCTGAGCCGCCAACAAAAAAAGTGGCTTTAATGAGTGCATTTTTATTGGTGCTGTGTTTAGGTATTGTTGTATTACTGGCTAAAGCTTTAGCTCCGGATATTGAGAATACTGTTATAAATATGGGTGCGCCAAAATCTTTAGTTGGTGTAATTATCGCTGCTGTAGTTTTATTACCTGAAGGGCTTGCTGCTTACCGCGCTGCCAAAAAGAACCGTTTACAGACCAGTCTTAACTTAGCGCTGGGCTCTGCGCTTGCGAGTATCGGTTTAACCATTCCTGCGGTTGCAATTGTTTCTATTGTAACTGGTATGAGTATTACTTTAGGAATTGATATGAAGGCAACTGTCTTGTTGTTGCTTGCTCAGTTTACCATTATGCTTTCGCTGGCTACCGGCCGGACGAATATCTTACAGGGTATAGTACTGCTTGTTATTTTTGCAGTATACCTCTTCACTATTATAGCTCCGTAA
- a CDS encoding polysaccharide deacetylase family protein produces the protein MILLSFDIEEFDMAFEYGKSITFEEQIRISSEGTLIILDLLAKHKLKATFFSTVTFAKNATAIIRRILDEGHELASHGMYHSDFKKEHLLESRLALEELSGVAVTGYRMARMMPVDEQEIQKAGYLYNSSINPTWLPGRYNNRHISRTYFYQSGVLQLPASVSPISRFPLFWLSFHNLPLWFYEHLVKRTYQKDNYINIYFHPWEFTDLTDKERFGFPGYVSKNSGQDMITRMDKFMGWLNKQGYPSGTISQFTKNIPLA, from the coding sequence ATGATATTGCTCAGCTTTGATATTGAAGAATTTGATATGGCTTTTGAATATGGGAAAAGTATCACTTTTGAAGAACAAATAAGAATCTCTTCTGAAGGTACCCTGATCATATTGGATTTGCTGGCGAAGCATAAACTTAAAGCGACCTTCTTCAGTACAGTTACCTTTGCAAAAAATGCAACTGCAATTATCAGGCGTATACTCGATGAAGGTCACGAATTGGCTTCTCATGGTATGTACCATTCTGATTTTAAAAAAGAACACTTACTGGAATCCCGCCTGGCCTTAGAGGAATTATCAGGCGTAGCGGTGACAGGTTACAGAATGGCGAGAATGATGCCCGTAGATGAGCAGGAGATACAAAAAGCAGGTTATCTATACAATAGCTCCATAAATCCAACCTGGCTGCCTGGAAGGTATAATAACCGCCATATTTCCAGAACATACTTTTATCAGAGCGGAGTTTTACAATTACCGGCTTCAGTAAGCCCGATTTCACGTTTTCCACTTTTCTGGTTATCATTTCATAACCTGCCACTTTGGTTTTACGAACATCTTGTCAAAAGGACTTATCAGAAAGACAATTATATTAATATCTATTTCCATCCCTGGGAATTTACAGACCTGACCGATAAAGAGCGTTTTGGTTTTCCTGGTTATGTCAGTAAAAATTCTGGTCAGGATATGATTACCAGGATGGACAAGTTTATGGGATGGCTTAACAAGCAAGGTTATCCTTCAGGAACTATTTCACAATTCACGAAGAATATACCTTTAGCATAA
- a CDS encoding TIGR03364 family FAD-dependent oxidoreductase — MNNAPYDLIVIGGGILGTFHAYHALKAGKKVLQLEKDNFPVGATVRNFGQVIPSGMTGEWFNYGLRSVEIYQEIQREFDISVRKNGSVYIASDPDEQTLIHELKAYYDTLGYSQSLLNPQQILNKYSSIQESYAKEALFFDQEISVEPNLMIHRLHEYMKTKFEHFTLLYDSPVIDCYSASNDAEVRLTNGDKFKATKVVLCNGYEFKLLFKDLFKASGQVISKLQMMRTAPVKTIALAGNILTGLTIRRYESFEEYCPSFKTIPLPAHYEQLKAYGIHLLFKTAPDGSVIIGDSHEYASATNFDDLGFNLNSHINELMLAEASRIVNFDVRNIAATWAGFYPQHPDKHILEYDIDNRIHIRTCIGGKGMTASAGYAEASIKELFNI; from the coding sequence ATGAATAATGCTCCTTATGATTTAATCGTTATTGGCGGAGGCATTCTAGGTACATTTCATGCCTATCATGCCTTAAAAGCAGGAAAAAAGGTACTTCAACTGGAAAAAGATAATTTTCCGGTTGGAGCAACTGTAAGAAATTTTGGCCAGGTGATCCCTTCTGGAATGACAGGCGAATGGTTCAATTACGGACTGCGCTCAGTAGAAATTTATCAGGAAATACAGCGTGAGTTTGACATCTCTGTCAGAAAAAACGGTAGCGTATATATCGCGTCCGATCCGGACGAACAAACCTTGATTCATGAATTAAAAGCTTATTACGATACCTTAGGTTATTCACAATCCTTATTGAATCCACAGCAAATCCTGAATAAGTATTCCTCTATTCAAGAATCTTATGCCAAAGAAGCTTTGTTTTTTGATCAGGAAATCAGTGTAGAACCAAATCTGATGATTCATCGTCTCCATGAATATATGAAGACAAAATTTGAGCATTTCACTTTATTATATGATTCACCCGTTATAGATTGTTATTCAGCATCAAATGATGCAGAGGTACGTTTAACAAATGGAGATAAGTTTAAAGCTACAAAAGTTGTATTATGCAATGGCTACGAGTTCAAACTTTTATTTAAAGACTTATTCAAAGCAAGCGGACAAGTGATCAGTAAACTTCAAATGATGCGTACCGCGCCGGTAAAAACTATAGCACTCGCTGGAAATATACTGACAGGTTTAACGATTCGCAGGTATGAAAGTTTTGAAGAATACTGTCCTTCCTTCAAAACAATACCATTGCCTGCCCATTATGAACAATTAAAAGCCTATGGTATTCACCTGCTTTTCAAAACGGCACCGGACGGAAGTGTAATTATTGGTGACTCTCATGAATATGCGTCTGCAACCAATTTTGATGATCTCGGCTTTAACCTGAATTCACATATCAATGAATTGATGCTTGCAGAGGCCAGCAGGATTGTAAATTTTGATGTCCGTAATATTGCGGCTACCTGGGCTGGTTTTTACCCACAGCATCCCGACAAACATATTCTGGAATATGATATTGATAACCGCATTCATATCCGCACCTGTATTGGTGGTAAAGGCATGACTGCAAGCGCCGGATATGCAGAGGCGAGTATAAAAGAGCTTTTCAATATTTAA
- a CDS encoding alpha/beta hydrolase, with product MRKIILIAGFLSAGITVSAQHKHSSSNSIFQIQTDLKQIPLWGNTIPDGPGPQGAEKMTASGSVTNVSNPRLIIHKPAKPNGTAILVISGGGYAHIELGKESTPVADWLQSQGITAFELVYRLPQESWKTTHVPFQDAQRAMKLIRSMVVQYGIDPAKIGILGFSAGGHLAGMTAARPDKKQYKPVDAIDALSAKPNFAGLIYPVLTMLPPFNKTHAKKSILGENPTIAQEEAYSVELQVTSSMPVTFLAQAVDDPISPVNNSYLMNAALEKAGVPVEMHIFQTGGHGWGMGKKDSPVSAWPDLFLKWIKSKGF from the coding sequence ATGAGAAAAATAATATTGATTGCAGGATTTCTGAGCGCAGGGATTACTGTATCCGCCCAACACAAGCATTCTTCCAGCAATTCTATTTTTCAAATACAAACTGATTTAAAGCAAATACCTCTTTGGGGAAATACGATTCCTGATGGCCCGGGACCGCAAGGTGCCGAAAAAATGACGGCCAGTGGTTCAGTAACCAATGTCTCGAATCCCCGGTTAATCATCCATAAGCCTGCTAAACCTAATGGAACAGCAATTCTGGTGATTAGTGGCGGTGGTTATGCACATATTGAATTGGGTAAAGAAAGTACACCAGTAGCGGACTGGCTTCAATCACAGGGTATCACTGCTTTTGAACTGGTTTACAGATTACCACAAGAAAGCTGGAAAACAACACATGTACCCTTTCAGGATGCACAGCGTGCCATGAAGCTTATCCGGAGTATGGTTGTTCAATACGGAATAGACCCTGCTAAGATTGGCATATTAGGTTTCTCCGCAGGTGGACACCTTGCAGGAATGACAGCAGCCCGGCCTGATAAAAAACAGTATAAACCTGTTGATGCTATAGATGCTTTATCTGCAAAGCCAAATTTCGCAGGGCTGATTTATCCCGTACTTACCATGCTCCCGCCTTTCAATAAAACGCATGCTAAAAAAAGTATTTTGGGAGAAAACCCAACAATAGCACAAGAAGAAGCTTATTCAGTAGAACTGCAAGTTACCAGCAGTATGCCAGTTACTTTTCTGGCACAAGCTGTTGATGATCCTATATCACCGGTCAACAATTCCTATTTAATGAATGCAGCCTTAGAAAAAGCTGGCGTGCCCGTTGAAATGCACATCTTTCAAACAGGCGGACATGGCTGGGGAATGGGTAAAAAAGATTCCCCTGTTTCAGCATGGCCAGACCTATTCTTAAAATGGATAAAATCTAAGGGGTTTTAA
- a CDS encoding glycosyltransferase family 87 protein: MKSSLAANLTKLFNNRLFILSIFILLPAITSYRQYHSGTSHNNYLIFIYTYFHANDHVSLFGRYPEYADMNHYGPLFSLIIAPFAQLPEFLGMFFWELANSLFLYYAIKTLPLKDAKVNAVYWIIAHELLTALFACQINPSITAIIVLSYTLIDKKQNFWAACLILLGTFIKLYGIVGLAFFFFVKQKPKFIVYCIFWAIIFFGLPMLFYGHEYILLQYKEWYLSLSAKQLENATLVSWQDISLMGIVRRVTGNPDISNLPFLITGVLLFCLPYLRIKQYQSQAFRLMYLASTLIFTVIFSNSSESPTYIIAFTGVAIWFVLQEKPIQPIAIALFVFAILLTTLGSSDLYTRSFRDNYIIHYSLKALPCVLIWFYMTYQMIFKRFDLTNNPTA; this comes from the coding sequence ATGAAATCAAGCTTGGCCGCTAATTTAACTAAGCTTTTTAATAACCGGCTATTTATTCTCAGTATTTTTATTCTGCTGCCTGCAATCACCTCTTACAGACAATATCATTCAGGTACCTCTCATAATAACTATCTGATTTTCATTTATACTTATTTTCACGCCAATGACCATGTATCCCTATTTGGCAGGTATCCTGAATATGCAGATATGAATCATTACGGCCCTTTGTTCTCCCTGATCATTGCGCCTTTCGCTCAGTTGCCAGAATTTCTGGGGATGTTTTTCTGGGAGCTTGCAAACAGCCTGTTCTTATATTATGCGATTAAGACCTTGCCACTAAAAGATGCAAAGGTAAATGCCGTCTACTGGATTATTGCCCATGAGTTGCTTACGGCATTATTTGCCTGTCAGATTAACCCTTCAATTACAGCAATCATTGTTTTAAGTTATACCTTAATTGATAAAAAACAGAACTTCTGGGCAGCGTGCCTCATTCTGCTCGGTACATTTATCAAACTATATGGTATTGTCGGGCTGGCCTTCTTCTTTTTCGTTAAGCAAAAGCCGAAATTCATTGTCTATTGTATCTTCTGGGCTATCATATTCTTTGGACTGCCGATGCTCTTTTATGGCCATGAATATATCTTACTACAATATAAAGAATGGTACTTGTCTTTAAGTGCTAAACAACTTGAAAATGCTACACTGGTTTCCTGGCAGGACATATCGCTGATGGGAATAGTCAGACGAGTGACCGGAAATCCTGATATTTCCAATTTACCATTTCTGATTACCGGTGTCCTCCTTTTCTGTCTTCCTTATTTAAGGATTAAACAATATCAATCACAGGCATTCAGGCTGATGTACCTGGCATCAACACTGATCTTTACCGTTATCTTTAGTAATTCTTCTGAATCACCGACCTATATTATTGCATTTACGGGGGTAGCGATCTGGTTTGTTTTGCAGGAAAAACCTATACAACCAATCGCGATTGCTCTTTTTGTATTTGCGATCTTGCTTACAACTTTAGGGTCTTCCGATTTATATACCAGGTCTTTCAGAGACAATTATATTATCCATTATTCGTTAAAAGCTCTTCCATGTGTGCTTATATGGTTCTATATGACTTATCAAATGATCTTTAAACGATTTGATTTAACAAACAATCCAACGGCATGA
- a CDS encoding alkaline phosphatase, which yields MKKLIIAAAILCISFHLKAQPKNIKHIILIGCDGFGAYAIPEANMPNLKQLMTTGSWSLKARTVLPSSSAVNWASMLMGAGPTEHGYTEWGSAVPEIPSVVKSPYGLFPGIFTLIKQQKPKAKTAVIYSWQGIGPLIEKDAISFVVPGPDGDNDNFCADTAAALIVKEKPLLTFIHFSEPDNTGHKIGHRTPAYYVELENLDKRIGKIVEAVKKAGIANETVIIVSADHGGTGKGHGGKSLDEVQIPWITNGTGVLKGHEIKDVIITYDTASTIAWLLGLKEPQSWRGKPVTEAFNK from the coding sequence ATGAAAAAATTAATCATCGCGGCTGCCATCCTGTGCATCAGTTTTCACCTAAAAGCACAACCGAAAAACATTAAACACATTATTCTGATTGGTTGCGACGGATTTGGAGCTTACGCCATTCCCGAGGCAAACATGCCAAACCTGAAACAATTAATGACTACCGGATCCTGGTCCTTAAAAGCCCGAACAGTATTACCTTCTTCAAGCGCAGTAAACTGGGCCTCCATGCTCATGGGAGCCGGCCCAACCGAACATGGTTATACCGAATGGGGAAGCGCGGTTCCAGAAATCCCTTCTGTTGTCAAATCACCTTACGGCTTATTTCCAGGAATCTTTACCCTGATTAAGCAGCAGAAACCCAAAGCAAAAACTGCTGTGATTTACAGCTGGCAAGGGATAGGCCCATTAATTGAAAAAGATGCCATCAGCTTTGTTGTTCCCGGGCCAGATGGTGATAATGATAATTTCTGTGCAGATACTGCGGCAGCACTTATTGTCAAAGAAAAACCGCTGTTAACTTTCATACATTTTTCAGAGCCTGACAATACAGGACATAAAATTGGTCACCGCACTCCTGCGTACTATGTAGAATTAGAGAACCTGGATAAAAGAATAGGAAAAATAGTTGAAGCTGTAAAAAAAGCAGGCATTGCGAATGAGACCGTAATTATAGTGTCGGCAGATCATGGCGGTACTGGCAAAGGTCATGGTGGTAAATCATTGGACGAAGTACAAATCCCCTGGATTACCAATGGTACAGGCGTATTAAAAGGACATGAAATTAAAGATGTAATCATTACTTATGATACCGCATCTACCATTGCTTGGCTGTTAGGTTTAAAAGAACCACAAAGCTGGCGCGGAAAACCTGTTACCGAAGCCTTCAACAAATAG
- a CDS encoding methylated-DNA--[protein]-cysteine S-methyltransferase, which produces MKTQQELSNETSIITTTEISTPLGPMLAGATAQGVCILEFINRIRLEKEIIDLQKLLNAVMQPGENPHLTQLKNELAEYFEGKRKVFSVPTHAPGNEFAQAVWQTLQEIPYGQTCSYKQQADKMNNPKAIRAIASTNGRNRLAIIIPCHRVIGSDGSMTGYAAGVEKKKWLLKFERNNSEKPADTLF; this is translated from the coding sequence ATGAAAACACAACAAGAACTATCAAATGAAACCAGTATCATCACCACAACGGAAATTTCCACTCCATTAGGCCCGATGCTGGCAGGAGCAACCGCACAAGGTGTTTGTATACTGGAATTCATTAACCGGATCAGGTTAGAAAAAGAGATCATTGATCTGCAAAAACTGCTCAATGCAGTGATGCAACCCGGAGAAAATCCACATTTAACGCAATTGAAAAATGAACTAGCCGAATACTTTGAGGGAAAGCGAAAAGTATTTTCGGTTCCCACTCATGCACCGGGCAATGAATTTGCACAAGCAGTCTGGCAAACGCTTCAGGAAATCCCATACGGGCAAACCTGTTCCTATAAACAGCAAGCCGATAAAATGAATAATCCAAAAGCTATTCGCGCAATTGCCTCTACAAATGGCAGGAACCGGTTGGCTATTATTATCCCTTGTCACCGCGTAATTGGTAGCGATGGCAGCATGACCGGATATGCCGCCGGAGTAGAAAAGAAAAAATGGTTGCTTAAATTTGAAAGAAATAATTCCGAGAAACCAGCAGATACCTTATTTTAA
- a CDS encoding HAD hydrolase-like protein, with protein MSIKLVVFDMAGTTVSDENYVALSFQQAMKKQGYNVELKDVNPLMGYEKPLAIQMMLDKYETDTQKINADSIARIHTDFVNIMLEFYTHSHEIKPLPNVESTFEQLRTMGIKIGLDTGFSRNIAELIISRLNWENQIDIMVASDDVKNGRPYPDMIHKMKADLNLLPTDEIVKIGDTEVDINEGINAGCKYVVGITTGAFTREELKPHHPTHIIDNISELIAIIKA; from the coding sequence ATGTCGATAAAATTAGTAGTGTTTGATATGGCTGGTACAACCGTAAGTGATGAAAATTACGTAGCCCTATCCTTTCAGCAGGCCATGAAAAAGCAGGGGTATAATGTGGAATTGAAAGATGTAAACCCATTAATGGGTTACGAAAAACCTCTTGCTATTCAAATGATGCTGGACAAATATGAAACTGATACTCAAAAAATCAATGCAGATTCTATAGCCAGGATACATACTGATTTTGTAAATATAATGCTGGAATTTTACACCCATTCTCATGAAATCAAACCACTTCCAAACGTTGAAAGTACATTTGAACAGCTTAGGACTATGGGCATTAAAATTGGTCTGGATACAGGGTTTTCCAGGAACATTGCAGAATTGATTATCAGCCGTTTGAACTGGGAAAATCAGATAGACATCATGGTTGCCAGTGACGATGTAAAAAATGGCCGCCCATATCCGGATATGATTCATAAAATGAAAGCTGATTTGAACCTGCTTCCAACAGATGAAATAGTTAAAATCGGAGATACAGAAGTTGATATCAATGAAGGTATCAATGCAGGTTGTAAATACGTTGTTGGGATCACTACCGGCGCTTTTACAAGGGAAGAACTGAAACCACATCATCCAACACATATCATAGATAATATCTCAGAATTGATTGCAATTATCAAAGCATAA
- a CDS encoding glycosyltransferase family 2 protein produces MKKTVSVVIPAFNEAENLIVIIDRLEGIFKNTAYDAEFIIIDDGSTDHTLTILKTMASINTKLFYIEFSRNFGHQLALKAGLDQAKGDCVISLDADLQHPPELIIQMLEKWEEGNDVVYTRRSEDKSLPYGKRKSSSLFYRLINVLSSIQIEEGTADFRLMDKKVIDVFRNFEENEPFIRGLVQWMGYKQIAIDYIPHKRHAGTSKYNLRKMMRFALQGVTSFSIKPLYTAVYLGFAFSMLSVLYIPYVFYSVYMGIEVDGWASTIMTIVFFGGLQLIIMGIIGIYIGKMFMQTKNRPNYIIKSTNFVPAPTTTNTNYDIAQL; encoded by the coding sequence ATGAAGAAAACTGTATCTGTAGTGATCCCCGCCTTTAATGAGGCCGAGAACTTAATTGTTATTATAGACAGGCTGGAAGGTATCTTCAAGAATACGGCCTATGATGCTGAATTTATAATTATTGATGATGGTAGTACCGATCATACCCTGACCATCCTTAAAACGATGGCTAGTATCAATACTAAATTATTTTACATAGAGTTTTCACGGAACTTTGGTCATCAGCTTGCATTAAAAGCTGGATTAGATCAGGCCAAAGGTGACTGTGTAATTTCTCTCGATGCTGATCTTCAGCATCCACCAGAGCTGATTATCCAGATGCTTGAAAAGTGGGAAGAAGGTAATGATGTCGTTTATACCCGAAGATCAGAAGATAAGAGTCTGCCTTATGGAAAAAGAAAATCATCATCTCTTTTTTACAGACTAATCAATGTTTTATCAAGTATACAAATTGAAGAAGGAACTGCCGACTTCAGGCTGATGGATAAAAAGGTAATAGATGTATTCAGGAACTTTGAGGAGAACGAGCCCTTTATCCGTGGTCTTGTCCAGTGGATGGGCTATAAACAGATTGCGATAGATTATATCCCACATAAAAGACACGCAGGAACAAGTAAATATAACCTTCGGAAAATGATGCGTTTTGCCTTACAGGGTGTAACCTCATTCAGTATCAAACCACTCTATACCGCAGTATATCTTGGGTTTGCTTTTTCTATGTTATCAGTCTTATATATTCCTTATGTATTCTATTCGGTTTACATGGGTATAGAAGTAGACGGATGGGCATCTACCATTATGACTATAGTCTTTTTTGGAGGCTTACAGCTCATTATTATGGGGATTATAGGAATTTATATCGGGAAGATGTTTATGCAGACTAAAAACCGCCCTAATTATATTATCAAATCTACAAATTTCGTTCCGGCACCTACAACCACAAATACTAATTATGATATTGCTCAGCTTTGA